From Planctomycetota bacterium, one genomic window encodes:
- a CDS encoding glycoside hydrolase family 2 TIM barrel-domain containing protein encodes MTLDPAVGPLPEHLDPTLTHRNRLPPRSRFTSYPTAEAALAAINDGNPSPWERSLNGTWGFELFRRPEAVPSGWMKRDLPDEIEVPGHWQLAGELTPSGGTYGAISRPHYTNWAYPWPCDPPHVSDHNPTGVYARSFDVPTDWDGMRKVLRFDGVDGCFTVAVNGKDVGMSKGSRLMAEFDITDHLQPGTNTIAVRCIQFGDHSYLEDQDMWWLSGIFRDVTLLAEPTPEFDIAVTAIFDDATGQGRLRIVAKNGQIESAGLHLGDRFVVAEPFGATEVNQLVDRVEMWTPESPQLYDLSISLAEPSGEQRHIPFRVGFRNVDVTTDGVLRLNGEPIKLRGVNRHEWSQTRGRAVTRDDMLADVLLMKRHNINFVRTAHYPPHPHFLDLCDRYGLLVIDECDLESHGMLKATPAYRLSDDPEWKAAHLDRIERTVARDRNHTCVIMWSLGNESGCGANTAAMGQWCKANDKTRLVHYEGDWRAEHADVVSQMYTSLDRLVEASAGEDLPPPYWRPDGQPCDDWKGKPFFLCEYAHAMGNGPGGLADYWDIIWKHPRLCGGGVWEWIDHGLLTTLPDGTPRISYGGDFGDEPNDGNFVCDGLLFADRTPTPGLRELKQVHAPIVAEQVDGCRLRIVTRDPFLDVTTLRLCWEQLAEGAVQHHGELDIEPGIIDLPCEPTGEGERHLTVRFVLRDATSWAEAKHEVSVCQFELAPGERPNLPSESAAAMTIRYDEADKTLALDDLAAPRLTFWRSPIDNEARGVGENVARSWRRLQLQHEQHRIDAWQPDDDDGGGTLHATVGPPVEALGHRVAYRYRPLAGGVRLDVTAEPFGDWRRVEMIGRVALVMELPLVDEATWYGRGPGECYVDSKSAAIVSRYTLPIADLHTPYARPQDHGLRTDIRWVRVGDWLAVFATTGDFQLHRHTTADLDAAHHADELPTRGRLTLHLGHRHNGLGSHSCGPELAEPYRLRPRPLSFRLWLGPSANQQPGHIRAALAR; translated from the coding sequence ATGACACTTGATCCCGCCGTCGGTCCGCTACCCGAGCACCTTGACCCGACACTCACACATCGCAACCGCCTGCCGCCACGTAGCCGGTTCACGAGTTATCCGACGGCCGAGGCTGCGTTGGCAGCGATCAACGATGGCAACCCGTCGCCGTGGGAGCGTTCGCTCAACGGAACCTGGGGTTTCGAGTTGTTCCGACGGCCCGAGGCAGTGCCGAGCGGTTGGATGAAACGTGACCTGCCGGACGAGATCGAGGTACCCGGGCATTGGCAGTTGGCTGGCGAACTGACGCCGAGCGGCGGAACGTACGGCGCGATCAGTCGGCCGCATTACACGAACTGGGCCTACCCCTGGCCCTGCGATCCGCCGCACGTGTCCGACCACAACCCGACCGGCGTGTACGCCCGCAGCTTCGACGTGCCAACCGACTGGGACGGCATGCGAAAGGTGCTGCGATTCGACGGCGTGGACGGCTGCTTTACCGTTGCTGTCAACGGCAAGGACGTCGGGATGAGCAAGGGCAGCCGGCTGATGGCCGAGTTCGACATCACCGACCACCTCCAACCCGGCACCAACACGATCGCCGTGCGGTGCATCCAGTTCGGCGACCACAGCTACCTCGAAGACCAGGACATGTGGTGGCTGTCGGGCATCTTCCGCGACGTAACACTTTTGGCGGAGCCGACGCCCGAGTTCGACATCGCTGTCACGGCGATTTTCGACGATGCCACTGGGCAAGGGCGATTGCGCATCGTTGCCAAAAACGGACAGATCGAAAGCGCGGGGCTTCATCTCGGTGACAGATTCGTGGTGGCAGAACCGTTTGGTGCGACCGAAGTCAACCAACTGGTGGACCGTGTTGAAATGTGGACACCTGAGTCACCGCAGCTCTACGACCTGTCAATCAGTCTCGCGGAACCGAGCGGCGAGCAACGGCACATCCCCTTCCGCGTCGGCTTCCGCAACGTCGACGTCACAACCGACGGCGTGCTGCGGCTCAATGGGGAGCCGATCAAACTCCGTGGCGTCAATCGGCACGAGTGGTCCCAGACCCGCGGCCGAGCCGTCACACGCGACGACATGCTCGCCGATGTGCTGCTGATGAAACGGCACAACATCAACTTCGTCCGCACCGCGCATTACCCGCCCCACCCCCACTTCCTCGACCTGTGTGACCGCTACGGACTGCTCGTCATCGACGAATGCGATCTCGAATCCCACGGCATGCTGAAGGCGACCCCGGCGTATCGGCTCAGCGACGACCCTGAGTGGAAGGCGGCACACCTCGACCGCATCGAACGCACCGTCGCCCGCGACCGTAATCACACCTGTGTCATCATGTGGAGCCTCGGGAACGAGAGCGGCTGCGGTGCGAACACCGCCGCGATGGGACAATGGTGCAAGGCAAACGACAAGACCCGACTGGTCCATTACGAAGGCGACTGGCGGGCCGAACACGCGGATGTGGTGAGCCAGATGTACACGTCGCTCGATCGGTTAGTCGAGGCGTCGGCCGGCGAGGATTTGCCCCCGCCCTATTGGCGACCCGACGGTCAACCGTGTGACGACTGGAAGGGCAAGCCGTTCTTCCTCTGCGAGTACGCCCATGCGATGGGCAACGGCCCCGGCGGACTCGCCGACTACTGGGACATCATCTGGAAACACCCACGCCTCTGCGGCGGCGGCGTCTGGGAGTGGATCGACCATGGCCTCCTCACCACCCTGCCCGACGGCACGCCACGCATCAGCTACGGCGGCGACTTCGGCGACGAACCGAACGACGGCAACTTTGTCTGCGACGGCTTGCTCTTCGCCGACCGCACACCCACGCCAGGTCTGCGCGAGCTGAAACAAGTCCACGCCCCCATCGTCGCCGAGCAGGTCGACGGTTGTCGCTTGCGGATCGTAACACGTGATCCTTTTCTCGACGTCACGACGTTGCGGCTGTGTTGGGAGCAACTGGCCGAAGGCGCGGTTCAGCACCACGGCGAACTCGACATCGAACCGGGCATCATCGACCTACCCTGCGAGCCGACCGGCGAGGGTGAACGTCATTTGACCGTGCGGTTCGTGTTGCGCGACGCAACATCATGGGCCGAGGCCAAACACGAGGTGTCGGTTTGCCAGTTTGAGCTGGCCCCCGGCGAGAGGCCGAATCTCCCAAGCGAATCCGCCGCGGCAATGACCATCCGCTACGACGAAGCGGACAAGACGCTCGCGCTCGACGATCTCGCCGCCCCACGACTCACGTTCTGGCGGAGCCCCATCGACAACGAAGCCCGTGGCGTCGGTGAGAATGTCGCCCGCAGTTGGCGGAGGCTCCAACTCCAACACGAACAACACCGCATCGATGCGTGGCAGCCCGATGATGATGATGGCGGCGGCACGCTTCATGCGACGGTCGGCCCGCCGGTCGAAGCGCTGGGCCATCGCGTCGCCTATCGATACCGGCCGTTGGCCGGCGGTGTTCGACTCGACGTGACGGCCGAGCCGTTCGGTGATTGGAGACGCGTGGAGATGATCGGACGGGTCGCCTTGGTGATGGAACTTCCGTTGGTCGACGAAGCGACGTGGTACGGACGCGGCCCGGGCGAGTGTTACGTCGACAGCAAGTCGGCCGCCATCGTTTCGCGCTACACGCTGCCGATCGCCGACCTTCACACGCCCTACGCCCGGCCACAGGATCATGGCTTGCGCACCGACATCCGTTGGGTGCGTGTCGGTGATTGGCTGGCAGTCTTTGCCACCACCGGCGACTTCCAGCTCCATCGCCACACGACCGCCGACCTCGATGCCGCGCATCACGCCGACGAACTACCGACACGCGGCCGCCTGACGCTACATCTTGGCCATCGCCACAACGGACTT
- a CDS encoding alpha-amylase family protein: MSLPYRHIHLDFHTSPLIEDIGADFDPDQFGRRLADAHVNSINMFARCHHGHLYYPSKINPERIHPHLKRPNLLPEQIEACHKHGIRVPIYITVQWDKFTADEHPEWLLRDEVLKPHGRGDGGPESASSLLHPDHGFYDRLDVSHPGFVEFLQNHVREIFQMMPVDGLWWDIVVPYFSYEKRWLDAMDNAGLDLHNHNHRTQFSRKVIADFEKTMTDFVKALPEYTDDCTIFYNSGHIGYRHRHNADAYTHFELESLPGGGWGYMHFPASQRYARGLGKPTLGMTGKFHSSWGDFHSYKNEASLDFEIFNMLALAADATCIGDQLPPRGILDKTTYELIGGVFESVKKKEPWCQDAVAVTDVAVMNPEEFQESEGVFHHQEESQGRTDFGAVRMLAELGQQFDLIDSERDFSKYRLIILPEKVTVSPALAKKFEDYVAGGGSLILSYKSGLNEAGDAFATDLFGVKFNGNAEFQPDFLHPEAALMEGLNDTRYVMAQRGVDVTPTDGSEVLAKTERPYFNRTWNTFCSHQYAPTNGEFVYPSAVRKGRVIYFAHPVFRMYDYEACRWVKRIVRNAINLLLDNTLVSHDGPSTLIVTLNEQAKQSRYAMHLQHYIPERRGDAFDTVEDVIPLHDLTLTLRTPKAIKSAKLVPDGGDLPIHQDGDAVNITVPKLVGHQIVELSYA, translated from the coding sequence ATGTCCCTGCCATACCGCCACATCCATCTCGATTTCCACACGTCACCGCTGATCGAAGACATCGGCGCGGATTTCGACCCCGACCAGTTCGGCCGACGACTCGCCGATGCTCACGTCAATTCGATCAACATGTTCGCCCGGTGTCACCACGGGCATTTGTACTACCCCTCCAAGATCAATCCCGAACGCATCCACCCGCATCTCAAAAGGCCCAATCTGCTGCCCGAACAGATCGAAGCCTGCCACAAGCACGGCATCCGCGTCCCGATCTACATCACGGTCCAATGGGACAAGTTCACCGCCGACGAGCACCCCGAATGGCTTTTGCGGGATGAGGTGCTCAAACCCCACGGCCGGGGTGACGGAGGGCCGGAGTCCGCCTCGTCACTGCTACACCCCGATCACGGATTCTACGACCGGCTCGACGTCTCCCATCCTGGCTTCGTGGAGTTCCTACAGAACCACGTCCGAGAGATCTTCCAGATGATGCCCGTCGACGGGCTCTGGTGGGACATCGTGGTGCCGTACTTCTCCTACGAAAAGCGCTGGCTTGATGCGATGGACAACGCCGGGCTCGACCTACACAACCACAACCACCGCACGCAGTTCTCCCGCAAGGTCATCGCCGATTTCGAGAAGACGATGACCGACTTCGTTAAAGCACTGCCCGAGTACACCGACGACTGCACGATTTTCTACAACTCTGGCCACATCGGTTATCGCCATCGCCACAACGCCGACGCGTACACCCACTTCGAACTCGAATCGCTCCCCGGCGGCGGGTGGGGGTACATGCACTTTCCCGCGTCACAGCGCTATGCCCGTGGACTGGGTAAACCGACGCTCGGCATGACCGGCAAGTTCCACTCCTCCTGGGGCGACTTCCACAGCTACAAGAACGAAGCGTCCCTCGACTTCGAAATCTTCAACATGCTCGCACTGGCTGCGGATGCGACCTGCATCGGGGATCAACTCCCGCCGCGTGGCATCCTCGACAAAACGACCTACGAGTTGATCGGCGGCGTCTTCGAGTCGGTCAAGAAGAAAGAGCCGTGGTGCCAAGACGCCGTCGCCGTCACCGATGTCGCCGTGATGAACCCCGAGGAGTTCCAAGAGTCCGAGGGCGTGTTCCATCACCAGGAAGAGTCGCAGGGCCGGACCGACTTCGGCGCGGTTCGCATGCTCGCCGAGCTGGGCCAACAGTTCGACCTGATCGACTCTGAACGCGACTTCTCGAAGTATCGGTTGATCATCCTGCCGGAGAAAGTCACCGTGTCGCCGGCACTGGCGAAGAAGTTCGAGGATTACGTCGCCGGCGGGGGGTCGCTGATCCTCTCGTACAAGTCGGGCCTCAACGAAGCCGGCGATGCGTTTGCGACGGACCTGTTCGGCGTGAAGTTCAACGGCAACGCCGAGTTCCAGCCGGACTTCCTGCATCCCGAGGCCGCGCTCATGGAAGGCCTCAACGACACGCGCTACGTCATGGCCCAGCGGGGAGTCGACGTCACGCCGACCGACGGCTCGGAAGTACTGGCCAAAACCGAAAGGCCGTACTTCAACCGCACGTGGAACACGTTCTGCTCGCACCAGTATGCACCGACCAACGGTGAGTTCGTCTACCCGTCGGCTGTTCGCAAGGGACGGGTGATCTACTTCGCTCACCCGGTCTTCCGAATGTATGACTACGAGGCGTGCCGATGGGTGAAGCGGATCGTTCGTAACGCGATCAACTTGCTCCTCGACAACACGCTCGTCAGCCACGACGGTCCGTCGACGTTGATCGTCACGCTCAACGAGCAGGCCAAGCAGAGCCGCTACGCCATGCACCTTCAGCACTACATCCCCGAACGTCGCGGCGATGCGTTCGACACCGTCGAGGACGTCATCCCGCTGCACGACCTGACCCTCACCCTCCGCACGCCAAAGGCGATCAAGTCGGCCAAGCTCGTCCCCGACGGCGGCGATCTGCCGATCCATCAAGACGGCGACGCCGTCAACATCACCGTCCCCAAACTCGTCGGCCACCAGATCGTCGAACTGTCCTACGCCTAA
- the melA gene encoding alpha-galactosidase, with amino-acid sequence MPLRIAFIGAGSFGFTRTLVRDILLVLELRDVHIALHDIDEQAQERMAQILRKEITGNDLPATISTHLERKAALDGANYIISCVRIGGVEAFQTDIDIPLTYGIDQCVGDTLCIGGIMYGQRNVPQMLAFQRDAKAVAAEGCLFLNYANPMAINTWAALDAADRGQGVDTVGLCHGVEGGWWQIDSVLARLAGNEEYDWHDLRRHQRTQIVCAGINHQTWYVKIIHDGRLIGRDELLEAFEAHPKWSEREPVRIDVLRRFGCYSTESNGHLSEYVPWYRKRFGTDPTAAQRWVGKGDWIHGETGGYLRITTEARQLFDADFEKLLGEAGGPMDAWRRSTEHGSHIIEARETGRPYRGHFNVRNAGIIANLPDDCIVEAPGYVDRTGIQMSAGIELPQACAATCRASIDVQRMAKDAAVAGDVTLLKQAVLHDPLTASICEPEEIWQMVDEMLVAQRRWLPNYSNVDIDAARERLAQHDRNGTRVKRRTWKGAARKPVRTVEQLHREESSAMLSADKAAANRTPASSGVR; translated from the coding sequence ATGCCCTTACGAATTGCCTTCATCGGTGCCGGCTCGTTCGGCTTCACACGCACCCTCGTCCGCGACATCCTGTTGGTGCTGGAGCTACGCGACGTACACATCGCGCTCCATGACATCGACGAGCAGGCGCAGGAACGCATGGCCCAAATCCTGCGCAAGGAGATCACCGGCAACGACCTGCCCGCGACGATCTCGACGCACCTCGAACGAAAGGCCGCACTCGATGGGGCGAACTACATCATCAGCTGCGTCCGCATCGGCGGCGTCGAGGCGTTCCAGACCGACATCGACATCCCGCTCACCTACGGCATCGACCAGTGCGTCGGTGACACGCTCTGCATCGGCGGGATCATGTACGGCCAACGCAACGTCCCGCAGATGCTTGCGTTCCAACGGGATGCCAAAGCCGTCGCGGCCGAGGGGTGTCTGTTCCTGAACTACGCCAACCCGATGGCGATCAACACTTGGGCCGCGCTCGATGCGGCCGACCGTGGGCAGGGCGTCGACACCGTCGGCCTCTGCCACGGCGTCGAAGGCGGCTGGTGGCAGATCGACTCGGTCCTCGCGCGCCTTGCCGGCAACGAGGAGTACGACTGGCACGACCTGCGCCGACACCAGCGCACGCAGATCGTCTGCGCCGGGATCAACCACCAGACGTGGTACGTCAAGATCATCCACGACGGTCGGCTTATCGGACGTGACGAGTTGCTTGAAGCATTCGAGGCGCATCCGAAATGGTCGGAGCGCGAGCCGGTCCGCATCGATGTGCTGCGGCGGTTCGGCTGCTACTCGACCGAGTCCAACGGCCACCTCAGCGAGTACGTCCCGTGGTACCGCAAGCGCTTCGGCACCGACCCGACCGCCGCCCAGCGCTGGGTCGGTAAGGGTGACTGGATTCACGGCGAGACCGGCGGCTACCTACGCATCACCACCGAAGCCCGCCAACTCTTCGACGCCGACTTCGAGAAACTCCTCGGCGAAGCCGGCGGGCCGATGGACGCATGGCGCCGCAGCACCGAGCACGGCAGCCACATCATCGAAGCCCGCGAAACCGGTCGGCCGTACCGCGGTCACTTCAACGTCCGCAACGCCGGCATCATCGCCAACCTCCCGGATGATTGCATCGTCGAAGCCCCGGGCTATGTCGACCGCACCGGCATCCAGATGAGCGCCGGCATCGAACTACCGCAGGCGTGTGCCGCGACCTGCCGCGCGAGCATCGACGTGCAGCGCATGGCCAAGGACGCTGCCGTTGCCGGCGACGTGACGCTGCTCAAACAAGCCGTCCTGCACGATCCGCTGACGGCGTCGATCTGCGAACCCGAAGAGATCTGGCAAATGGTCGATGAGATGCTCGTCGCGCAGCGACGCTGGCTGCCCAACTACAGCAATGTCGATATCGACGCTGCTCGTGAGCGCTTGGCCCAGCACGACCGCAACGGCACCCGCGTGAAGCGTCGTACCTGGAAAGGCGCGGCCCGCAAGCCCGTCCGCACCGTCGAGCAATTGCACCGCGAAGAAAGCTCCGCCATGCTCAGCGCCGACAAAGCCGCCGCCAACCGCACACCTGCGTCCTCCGGCGTCCGATAA
- a CDS encoding glycoside hydrolase family 130 protein codes for MTFHNYSPVERYAQNPILTGKDFPDEYHIIHCFNSGIHKHEGKYLMVCRCEDAGLKAYFWIAESGDGLKFTPRDKPIDMPVDDPMFQKYAAINFYDPRVTKIGDTYYLTHATHSPYDCRGALQSTKDFETFTWHGFITDAGNRNVVLFPEKFGDDYVRLDRPLTTWDSGDMWISYSKDLIHWGRGDCIMPKSKIDWAWSKVGAGAVPIKTERGWLNIFHGVRSQAKAHLIYQLGVCLHDLDDPSKITAISRKPILTPTMDYELHGQTPSVVFTAGVVPEDDGTIKLYYGGADTVMCLGFTTVDKLLELCDEA; via the coding sequence ATGACTTTCCACAACTACAGCCCCGTCGAGCGCTACGCCCAGAATCCGATCCTCACCGGCAAGGACTTCCCCGACGAGTACCACATCATCCATTGCTTCAACTCCGGCATTCACAAGCACGAGGGCAAGTACCTCATGGTCTGCCGCTGTGAGGACGCGGGGCTCAAGGCGTACTTCTGGATCGCCGAGTCGGGAGACGGTTTGAAGTTCACGCCGCGCGACAAGCCGATCGACATGCCGGTCGATGACCCGATGTTCCAGAAGTACGCGGCGATCAACTTCTACGACCCGCGCGTTACCAAGATCGGCGACACGTACTACCTCACCCACGCCACCCACAGCCCCTACGATTGCCGCGGCGCGCTGCAGTCGACCAAGGACTTCGAGACGTTCACTTGGCACGGCTTCATCACCGACGCGGGTAACCGCAACGTCGTGTTGTTCCCCGAGAAGTTCGGCGACGACTACGTCCGACTCGATCGGCCGCTTACCACGTGGGACAGCGGCGACATGTGGATCAGCTACTCCAAGGACCTGATCCACTGGGGCCGCGGCGACTGCATCATGCCCAAGAGCAAGATCGACTGGGCGTGGAGCAAGGTCGGCGCCGGCGCAGTGCCGATCAAAACCGAACGCGGCTGGCTCAACATCTTCCACGGCGTCCGATCCCAGGCCAAGGCACACCTGATCTACCAACTCGGCGTCTGCCTCCACGACCTCGACGACCCGAGCAAGATCACCGCCATTAGCCGCAAGCCGATCCTCACGCCGACGATGGACTACGAGCTCCACGGCCAAACCCCCAGCGTCGTCTTCACCGCCGGCGTCGTCCCCGAAGACGACGGCACCATCAAGCTCTACTACGGCGGCGCCGACACGGTCATGTGCCTGGGCTTCACCACCGTCGACAAGCTGCTCGAACTCTGCGACGAGGCATGA